In Anopheles arabiensis isolate DONGOLA chromosome 2, AaraD3, whole genome shotgun sequence, the genomic window CAATTTATTTAGTGTGATTTAGTGTTGCATAggatagtagtagtaatatttaacgtaataaaaattaaacccGCTTCAACAATCATTCCTGCGTGTCGGCGACCTAGACGTTTGCCACCCAACAAGATCAGCTGTCATCGTGAACTGTCATCGCGCGGAATAAcaacgaagcaaaacaacgaaTAGTGGTGATTGGTTTTCCCCCGAAAGAGAAGCTGCTAGGTGAGTTTGTGAAGCGGTTCCTGTATTTAAGAAGTGTAGTAAACACCCTTAACAAACTCCATAGTTGCTGGCCACTAGCGGTATACTTCCTATTCCTACTGATTAATGGCTATGAAGGCTAAAGACTGATGTAGAGCCGCAAAAGCAGAAAGCTCTGTCGGCTGGAAATACACGGCCGCTTCAttaatgtgtgtttggttgagtGCGATTATTATACTATTGCGATAGCCCACAGAGAGCATTCGGAAGTTGTGGAGAAGATGTATgtgaatgtaaaaaatgtgtgtttttttatttggtgtTTGCTTTAGCAGCTTAACAAACAAGTGTAACAGCATCTGTTACATTATTTGCGATGCGGGCAGCATCAACCTGTGTCGAATGATGGGTGTCGAACACCGTGTCGGGTTGTGAAGTAAAAGAAGCattcgtgtttgtttttgtgttggcaTTGCGCTGGGTAATCAGTTTATAGTTTTATTACTTGATCACTGATACGTGCGAGATGTCGGGCATCAAATAGTGAGAAACAATCTTTATCAGCGAACGAGAGCGACGTGTCACTTATTATCGGGCTCAAGGAACGAAGCGACGGTGCACTATGTACCTTTGTACGTAGCGatgcgttgttgttgtgttgtgtagcAGTTACACACACCCGCGAGCATACAACATATCTAAGGAGGCTAGATGATAATTTACCATCCCTCCTTTTGCTGTAACCTTCCTCATGTATATAAGTGATGTGCACCTGTGGAGCATTCTCACCCGATTTGACTGCATTGCATTGTGAGCTCTCTGTGGTGAACAGCCATTGTTCATACAGCGCACTGCACGTGGGTTTGGTGTGAatgtttttgtgcatttttctttttatcagTGCAACATTTTAACTAGCATGACTTGTTAATTTTCTTTCCAGAAACCGTTGGTGCATGCTCATCAAGCCGGCGCCAGCTTACTGATTATCTCTGGCGCATCCACtccatctgctgctgccgcctaTGTACGGCGTAAATCAATCCgcaattaatttttcatcatGATTCAAGGCTACGGCTCGGTCACTCAAGCCCTACTGGGGACGCTTTTAACATGGGGGTTAACGGCCCTTGGATCCGGGCTGGTGGTATTGCTGAGAGGTAATCAACGGAAATCGTTGGATATATCTCTTGGCTTCGCAGCCGGCGTCATGATTGCAGCCTCGTTTTGGTCCTTACTTGCACCAGCGATTGAACTGGCCGAAAATTCGCACATGTATGGCAGCAAAGGCGAGTTTGCTTTTATACCCGTTGCGGTAGGATTTCTGTTTGGCGCTATTTTTGTATACGGTACCGACAAAGTCATCTCTTACTTGGGCATTAACAGCCCAACGATGATGATTGGTAagtatctgttttttttattgtggagcTACGATTAATCCGTTCGGTTTGAAATTCTTGTACGGTTTATTTCTAGCTCTTACCAATGCCAACAAAGACAAGGCAGATATTGCTATGGATGATCAAGTCTCTGCTGAGCATGGCAAAAGCTCATACGCTGGAATGGCACCAAATCCTGCAGATCATTCGTTAGCAATCGGAATGGACAGCTTTGCAGACTGCCTTAATGCACAGCACGGTAGCGTGTCTCGGAAGCGAAGGAAGGGTAGCGCTACGACATCGGTCAAGGAACAGGCTGTGTATACAAACAACAGCCAAAGTCAGTTGGACGCACAGTTGTCGCAGTGGAAACGAATTATGCTGTTGGTGGTAGCGATCACAGTGCACAACATACCAGAAGGTTTAGC contains:
- the LOC120908675 gene encoding zinc transporter ZIP11 codes for the protein MIQGYGSVTQALLGTLLTWGLTALGSGLVVLLRGNQRKSLDISLGFAAGVMIAASFWSLLAPAIELAENSHMYGSKGEFAFIPVAVGFLFGAIFVYGTDKVISYLGINSPTMMIALTNANKDKADIAMDDQVSAEHGKSSYAGMAPNPADHSLAIGMDSFADCLNAQHGSVSRKRRKGSATTSVKEQAVYTNNSQSQLDAQLSQWKRIMLLVVAITVHNIPEGLAVGVSFGAIGTTESATFEAARNLAIGIGIQNFPEGLAVSLPLHAAGFSLGKSFWYGQLSGMVEPIFGVLGAVAVSVATIILPYALSFAAGAMIYIVADDILPEAHASDNGLIATWGTIAGFVVMMCLDVGLG